One window of Biomphalaria glabrata chromosome 6, xgBioGlab47.1, whole genome shotgun sequence genomic DNA carries:
- the LOC106055846 gene encoding dentin sialophosphoprotein-like isoform X2 → MASSSVSQESLDMEDLDISRRNRTRVHRVHSGRGVLPYRAPPDCIDGELDKDGDHQNGESNDTLGFSSQGHLPADHESPTRGAAARLKEKRNVRSHMKGKLPKDKRKLREKRRSTGVVHCIPSTESTGDSLDDEDDDEETSHDTKKNTNYNEGTGRHHESTHESRYSSNTVYSQRRNKSPSDLEADLEDNQDYDSTVSHSETNLSIIGRSQSSEVSVNLPRKQVVGSGNSTYHTATFSSKFSPESNRAQKFELSSDADSSSKTNASSASSCTSSFLSRYCDGDSPQSTAGNSTGYNDATPESDSPHRKFASQSTNAASDVGQSLHTRPVNFSVLRDSSNSQYKSDKTSHFPSASRFREQELGSSKSTSGVGTIATRLASYQTPRPFVPSGFTSVTSQQQQNETIAQLEKLLEKEKEENKRLQRQLEEKDKKITELEKAIELLNEKS, encoded by the exons ATGGCTTCAAGCTCTGTTAGTCAAGAGAGCTTGGATATGGAGGACCTGGATATATCTCGTAGAAACAGAACTCGTGTGCACAGGGTTCACAGTGGTAGAGGAGTCCTTCCTTACAGAGCTCCCCCAGACTGCATTGATGGAGAGCTAGATAAAGACGGGGATCACCAAAATGGGGAATCTAATGACACTTTGGGTTTTTCTAGTCAAGGACATCTTCCAGCTGATCATGAATCTCCTACAAGAGGGGCAGCTGCTAGactgaaagaaaaaaggaatGTGCGCAGCCATATGAAAGGCAAGCTTCCCAAGGACAAAAGGAAGTTACGAGAGAAAAGAAGAAGCACTGGGGTTGTTCACTGTATTCCTTCAACAGAG AGTACTGGTGATTCTttagatgatgaagatgatgatgaggaAACCAGCCACGATACAAAAAAGAACACCAACTATAATGAAGGGACAGGACGTCATCATGAAAGTACTCATGAA agCAGATATTCTTCCAATACAGTTTACTCACAAAGACGCAACAAAAG cCCTTCCGACCTTGAAGCAGACCTTGAAGACAATCAGGATTATGATAGCACAGTCAGCCACTCAGAAACTAACCTTTCGATAATTGGGCGATCTCAATCTTCTGAAGTTTCTGTAAATTTACCCAGAAAGCAAGTTGTTGGGAGTGGTAACAGCACATATCACACTGCTACGTTCAGTTCAAAGTTTTCCCCAGAATCTAACCGCGCCCAAAAATTTGAACTCTCTAGTGATGCAGACTCCTCTTCCAAAACAAACGCTTCATCTGCGTCTTCTTGTacatcttcttttctttctcgcTACTGTGATGGAGACTCCCCACAGTCAACTGCTGGAAATTCTACTGGCTATAATGATGCAACTCCAGAGTCGGATTCTCCTCACAGAAAGTTTGCTAGTCAGTCAACTAATGCTGCCTCCGACGTCGGGCAATCGTTGCATACTAGACCTGTAAATTTTTCAGTCCTTCGTGACAGTTCCAACTCACAGTACAAAAGTGATAAAACTTCCCATTTTCCCAGTGCCTCACGATTCAGAGAACAGGAACTTGGGAGTAGCAAGAGCACTTCAGGGGTTGGTACAATCGCAACTCGTTTGGCTAGTTACCAGACCCCTCGTCCTTTTGTACCATCTGGATTTACTTCTGTGACAAGTCAGCAGCAACAAAATGAAACTATTGCTCAGCTGGAGAAG ctgttagaaaaagagaaagaggaaaataAAAGGTTACAGCGGCAGTTAGAGgagaaagataaaaagataacCGAGCTAGAAAAGGCAATTGAATTATTAAATGAG AAGAGTTAG
- the LOC106055846 gene encoding probable inactive serine/threonine-protein kinase bub1 isoform X1: protein MASSSVSQESLDMEDLDISRRNRTRVHRVHSGRGVLPYRAPPDCIDGELDKDGDHQNGESNDTLGFSSQGHLPADHESPTRGAAARLKEKRNVRSHMKGKLPKDKRKLREKRRSTGVVHCIPSTESTGDSLDDEDDDEETSHDTKKNTNYNEGTGRHHESTHESRYSSNTVYSQRRNKSPSDLEADLEDNQDYDSTVSHSETNLSIIGRSQSSEVSVNLPRKQVVGSGNSTYHTATFSSKFSPESNRAQKFELSSDADSSSKTNASSASSCTSSFLSRYCDGDSPQSTAGNSTGYNDATPESDSPHRKFASQSTNAASDVGQSLHTRPVNFSVLRDSSNSQYKSDKTSHFPSASRFREQELGSSKSTSGVGTIATRLASYQTPRPFVPSGFTSVTSQQQQNETIAQLEKLLEKEKEENKRLQRQLEEKDKKITELEKAIELLNEECDGLDEDNIKLQEENKALIRAMSKLTSNV from the exons ATGGCTTCAAGCTCTGTTAGTCAAGAGAGCTTGGATATGGAGGACCTGGATATATCTCGTAGAAACAGAACTCGTGTGCACAGGGTTCACAGTGGTAGAGGAGTCCTTCCTTACAGAGCTCCCCCAGACTGCATTGATGGAGAGCTAGATAAAGACGGGGATCACCAAAATGGGGAATCTAATGACACTTTGGGTTTTTCTAGTCAAGGACATCTTCCAGCTGATCATGAATCTCCTACAAGAGGGGCAGCTGCTAGactgaaagaaaaaaggaatGTGCGCAGCCATATGAAAGGCAAGCTTCCCAAGGACAAAAGGAAGTTACGAGAGAAAAGAAGAAGCACTGGGGTTGTTCACTGTATTCCTTCAACAGAG AGTACTGGTGATTCTttagatgatgaagatgatgatgaggaAACCAGCCACGATACAAAAAAGAACACCAACTATAATGAAGGGACAGGACGTCATCATGAAAGTACTCATGAA agCAGATATTCTTCCAATACAGTTTACTCACAAAGACGCAACAAAAG cCCTTCCGACCTTGAAGCAGACCTTGAAGACAATCAGGATTATGATAGCACAGTCAGCCACTCAGAAACTAACCTTTCGATAATTGGGCGATCTCAATCTTCTGAAGTTTCTGTAAATTTACCCAGAAAGCAAGTTGTTGGGAGTGGTAACAGCACATATCACACTGCTACGTTCAGTTCAAAGTTTTCCCCAGAATCTAACCGCGCCCAAAAATTTGAACTCTCTAGTGATGCAGACTCCTCTTCCAAAACAAACGCTTCATCTGCGTCTTCTTGTacatcttcttttctttctcgcTACTGTGATGGAGACTCCCCACAGTCAACTGCTGGAAATTCTACTGGCTATAATGATGCAACTCCAGAGTCGGATTCTCCTCACAGAAAGTTTGCTAGTCAGTCAACTAATGCTGCCTCCGACGTCGGGCAATCGTTGCATACTAGACCTGTAAATTTTTCAGTCCTTCGTGACAGTTCCAACTCACAGTACAAAAGTGATAAAACTTCCCATTTTCCCAGTGCCTCACGATTCAGAGAACAGGAACTTGGGAGTAGCAAGAGCACTTCAGGGGTTGGTACAATCGCAACTCGTTTGGCTAGTTACCAGACCCCTCGTCCTTTTGTACCATCTGGATTTACTTCTGTGACAAGTCAGCAGCAACAAAATGAAACTATTGCTCAGCTGGAGAAG ctgttagaaaaagagaaagaggaaaataAAAGGTTACAGCGGCAGTTAGAGgagaaagataaaaagataacCGAGCTAGAAAAGGCAATTGAATTATTAAATGAG